Proteins from a single region of Chaetodon trifascialis isolate fChaTrf1 chromosome 10, fChaTrf1.hap1, whole genome shotgun sequence:
- the lmf2a gene encoding lipase maturation factor 2a — MGETTLPRRMFLWCMAVIYLAAFVSLYVQIPGLYGNEGLLPARWQLRYSGKSLGEQLLSSPTLLWLGPRLGLDTHTAMELLCLLGAALSLAATLVEGLRDSVVFFCLWALYLSMYQVGQVFLYFQWDNLLLETGFLCILVAPLTLVRGSRGVREHDRMTFWLIRWLLFRLMFASGVVKLTSRCPTWWGLTALTYHYETQCIPTPLAWFAHQLPVWWQKLSVMGTFVIEIAVPLLFFSPLRRLRLFAFYLQVLLQVLIILTGNYNFFNLLTLTLCLSLLDDQHVHFWLRRTDKISNNDSKLWPWLCSLLELAVWSLMILGTIVCFDLQLDTRQNVVSSRIAFTYHQFNQVLKTVTIPCVWVGVLSLTWEMVTSMFRCACVSGFLRRFCRTVQWTMFAAAAAAMFTLSLVPFTYIEFDSNARLWPGVRQAYELVDRYQLVNSYGLFRRMTGVSGRPEVVIEGSNDGVSWTEIEFMYKPGNLSAPPPVVTPHQPRLDWQMWFAALGPHTQAPWFTSLMYRLLQGKRDVIELIQTDVSQYPFHQQPPVYLRAHRYRYWFTEAKADGSYPQRWWRRVYAEEFYPTVHLGNTFLESMLSQYGLKDKTSLRHMSNTTVAQAVRWIRSQVRGVPTHTLIWALIVCSAAICLFQELQNRNKHTTASDHSENVPDSSADCCERSDEQQAAEEEQEEEEDGEDETEEGEGDEDAEEDEGEEEEDRKEKEKILRKRKL; from the exons ATGGGAGAAACCACCCTGCCACGGCGTATGTTCCTCTGGTGTATGGCCGTCATTTATCTGGCAGCCTTTGTTTCCCTCTACGTGCAGATACCAG GTCTCTATGGCAATGAAGGGCTCTTGCCTGCTCGCTGGCAGCTGCGCTACAGTGGTAAGTCTCTTGGGGAgcagctgctgtcctctcccACCCTGCTGTGGCTGGGACCTCGGCTCGGCTTGGACACGCACACCGCTATGGAGTTGCTGTGTCTTCTGGGGGCTGCACTGAGCCTTGCCGCCACGCTGGTGGAGGGTCTTCGAGACAGCGTGGTGTTCTTCTGCCTCTGGGCCTTATACCTGTCCATGTACCAG GTGGGCCAGGTATTTCTCTACTTCCAGTG GGACAACTTGCTCCTGGAGACGGGGTTTCTCTGCATCCTTGTCGCTCCACTGACATTAGTCAGAGGGTCACGGGGGGTCAGAGAGCACGATCGCATGACCTTCTGGCTAATCCGCTGGCTGCTCTTCAGACTCATGTTTGCCTCTGGTGTGGTGAAACTCACGTCCCGTTGTCCCACATGGTGGGGCCTCACag CTCTGACGTATCACTATGAGACTCAGTGCATCCCCACTCCGCTGGCCTGGTTTGCCCACCAGTTGCCAGTCTGGTGGCAGAAGCTGAGTGTGATGGGGACCTTCGTCATAGAGATCGCCGTGCCCCTGCTTTTCTTCAGTCCACTGCGCAGACTCCGGCTCTTTGCTTTTTACTTGCAG GTGCTGCTTCAAGTGCTCATCATTTTGACTGGTAACTACAATTTCTTCAACCTGCTGACTTTGACCCTCTGCCTGTCGCTTCTGGACGACCAACATGTGCACTTCTGGCTTCGCAGGACAGACAAGATCAGCAACAATG ACTCGAAGCTGTGGCCGTGGCTGTGTTCCCTGCTGGAGCTGGCAGTCTGGTCTCTCATGATCCTCGGAACAATTGTGTGCTTTGACCTGCAGCTGGATACGAGGCAGAACGTCGTCTCCTCCAGGATag catTCACATACCACCAGTTTAACCAGGTTCTGAAGACTGTCACTATCCCCTGTGTCTGGGTTGgtgtcctctctctcacctgggAGATGGTCACATCCATGTtcag gtgtgcgtgtgtctctGGTTTCCTGAGGAGGTTTTGCAGAACTGTCCAGTGGAccatgtttgctgctgcagccgctGCTATGTTCACTCTTAGTCTG GTGCCATTCACCTATATAGAGTTTGACTCTAATGCCAGGCTGTGGCCAGGAGTGCGTCAGGCCTATGAGCTGGTAGATCGCTACCAGCTGGTCAACTCCTATGGCCTGTTCAGGAGGATGACCGGGGTCAGCGGGCGGCCAGAGGTAGTCATAGAGGGCAGCAACGATGGAGTGTCGTGGACG GAGATTGAGTTCATGTATAAGCCGGGGAACCTCAGTGCACCTCCTCCAGTGGTGACACCTCACCAGCCCAGGCTGGACTGGCAGATGTGGTTCGCTGCCCTTGGGCCTCATACACAGGCTCCATGGTTCACCAGCCTCATGTACAGACTGCTGCAGGGCAAAAGAGATG tGATAGAGTTGATCCAGACAGATGTATCTCAGTACCCGTTCCACCAGCAGCCTCCTGTATACCTCAGAGCCCACCGCTACAGATACTGGTTTACTGAGGCAAAGGCTGACGG TTCGTACCCGCAGCGTTGGTGGAGGAGGGTCTACGCTGAGGAGTTCTATCCCACAGTGCACCTGGGCAACACCTTCCTGGAGAGCATGCTCAGCCAGTATGGACTGAAG GACAAAACGTCTCTACGTCACATGTCCAACACCACTGTTGCCCAGGCGGTCAGGTGGATCCGCTCCCAGGTCAGGGGGGTTCCTACCCACACACTAATCTGGGCCCTCATTGTCTGCAGCGCCGCCATCTGTCTGTTCCAGGAACTGCAAAACCGGAACAAGCACACGACTGCAAGCGATCACTCAGAAAATGTACCTGACAGCTCTGCAGATTGTTGTGAGAGGTCAGAtgaacagcaggcagcagaggaggagcaggaggaggaggaagatggagaagatgagacagaggagggcGAAGGAGATGAAGAtgctgaggaggatgagggggaggaggaggaagacaggaaagaaaaagagaagatcCTACGAAAGAGAAAGCTTTGA
- the miox gene encoding inositol oxygenase — MRVVNIGPDPSLAYRPNLEKNETKEKEEYRNFESGSLIDRVFKTYKLMHTNQTLDFVKQKHSEWTGCSHTQMGMMDAIMSLDQLVDESDPDVDFPNSFHAFQTAEGIRQAHPDKDWFQLVGLIHDVGKTMALWNEPQWAVVGDTFPVGCKFQNSIVFRDSSFQENPDDKNPKYNTEYGIYEPNCGLDNVHMSWGHDEYLYRVMKFNNCSIPEEGLYMIRFHSFYPWHSHGDYMHLCNDKDLRMLPWVQEFNKFDLYTKTTNLPDIDKLKPYYQSLIDKYCPGTLKW, encoded by the exons ATGAGGGTCGTCAACATC GGTCCAGATCCATCGCTGGCATATCGGCCAAATTTGGAGAAGAATGAAACTAAAGAGAAGGAAGAGTACAGAAACTTCGAG AGCGGAAGTCTAATTGACCGTGTGTTCAAAACGTACAAGCTGATGCACACCAACCAGACGCTGGACTTTGTGAAACAAAAG CACTCTGAATGGACCGGCTGCAGCCACACTCAGATGGGGATGATGGACGCCATCATGTCCCTAGATCAGCTGGTGGACGAGTCCGATCCCGACGTGGACTTCCCCAACTCCTTCCACGCCTTCCAGACTGCGGAGGGCATCCGCCAAGCACACCCAGACAAAG ACTGGTTCCAGCTGGTGGGTCTGATTCATGATGTTGGGAAGACAATGGCTCTCTGGAATGAACCCCAG TGGGCGGTGGTGGGCGACACCTTCCCAGTGGGCTGCAAGTTTCAAAACTCCATCGTGTTCAGAGACAGCTCCTTCCAGGAAAACCCAGATGACAAAAATCCCAAATACAA caCTGAATACGGGATCTATGAACCAAACTGTGGGCTCGACaatgtccacatgtcctggGGCCATGATG AGTATCTCTACAGAGTTATGAAGTTCAACAACTGCTCCATCCCAGAGGAG GGCTTGTACATGATTCGCTTCCACTCATTCTACCCCTGGCACTCCCATGGAGACTACATGCACCTGTGCAATGACAAAGACCTGCGCATGCTGCCTTGGGTCCAAGAGTTCAA CAAATTTGACCTGTACACAAAGACCACCAATCTGCCCGACATCGACAAGCTGAAGCCGTACTACCAGTCTCTGATCGACAAGTACTGCCCTGGAACACTGAAGtggtga
- the adm2b gene encoding protein ADM2: MCALLPAWLCLLLGFLPLEIQSRALTLQSLTHRHRLSLPRTSRYPKSSYATTMPTAPVLPVAADNHITQGDRHIIWRARLHKEPPPRLADPLLDQSETVLREAPAWQRGSRGRRHASSGSGRGHGHLMRVGCVLGTCQVQNLSHRLYQLIGQSGREDSSPINPRSPHSYG; the protein is encoded by the exons ATGTGTGCGCTGCTGCCGGCGTGGCTGTGCCTGTTGCTCGGCTTCCTGCCTCTGGAGATCCAGTCCCGGGCTTTGACTCTGCAAAGCCTCACTCACAGACACAG GCTGAGTTTGCCCAGAACCTCTCGATATCCAAAGTCTTCTTACGCAACCACCATGCCCACTGCGCCTGTTCTCCCTGTTGCTGCTGACAACCACATCACCCAGGGAGACAGACACATCATCTGGAGGGCCCGGCTCCACAAAGAGCCCCCGCCGAGGTTGGCCGACCCGCTGCTTGACCAAAGTGAGACTGTGTTACGGGAAGCGCCGGCCTGGCAGCGTGGGTCACGGGGTCGTCGTCATGCCAGCAGTGGCAGCGGGAGAGGCCATGGACATCTGATGAGGGTGGGGTGCGTCCTGGGCACCTGTCAGGTTCAGAACCTCAGCCACCGTCTCTACCAGCTGATTGGACAGAGTGGGAGGGAAGACTCCTCCCCCATTAACCCTCGCAGTCCTCACAGCTACGGCTAA
- the LOC139337098 gene encoding MOB kinase activator 2, giving the protein MGGCHSYPSAAKADSKTVQPSDISSEKLGINNNNLEERPYLQQQYVSQRITHTDVFALTALPPGVDQAEWLASNTVAFFKHINLFSSALSEFCTPSTCPTACGPGNTVYVWTDDHGRKLKCSAPLYFDYAMSYVQELLTDEDVFPTKAGSVFPPGFIFLVQKVFLLFFRTLAHIYWSHYRETLALGLHPHLNTLFTHLTLFCQQHGLLEPEDTEPLQDLITALGQQG; this is encoded by the exons ATGGGGGGCTGCCATAGTTACCCCTCAGCTGCAAAAGCAGACAGCAAGACTGTTCAGCCTTCTGACATCAGCAGTGAGAAACT GGgaattaataacaataatctgGAGGAGCGTCCatatctgcagcagcagtatgtGAGCCAGcggatcacacacacagacgtgtttGCCCTCACAGCGCTGCCGCCTGGCGTCGACCAAGCAGAGTGGCTCGCCAGCAACA CTGTGGCGTTTTTCAAGCACATAAACCTGTTCTCTAGTGCACTGTCTGAGTTCTGCACTCCCAGCACCTGCCCAACTGCCTGTGGACCAGGCAACAC GGTTTACGTTTGGACCGACGACCACGGCAGGAAGCTGAAGTGCTCTGCCCCACTTTACTTTGACTACGCCATGTCATACGTTCAGGAGCTACTCACTGATGAAGATGTGTTCCCCACAAAAGCAG GCTCGGTGTTTCCCCCAGGCTTCATCTTTCTCGTCCAGAaggtgtttttgctgtttttcaggacTCTGGCTCACATTTACTGGTCTCACTACAGGGAGACGCTCGCGCTGGGCCTGCACCCACACCTCAACACACTCTTCACACACCTCACACTCTTCTGCCAGCAGCACGGCCTGTTGGAGCCGGAGGACACTGAGCCGCTGCAGGACCTCATCACAGCTCTAGGACAGCAAGGCTGA